One region of Pseudodesulfovibrio senegalensis genomic DNA includes:
- a CDS encoding MerR family transcriptional regulator, with the protein MTGKKLLSVAEIARELELPESTVHYWKNRFAQHLPSVGRGRQKRFRPEAVEIFSVISTMLKEGHTARDVMEHLSQSYPLQADAVPAVGDAPASGSGVAVAGMDGAMKMASAIGLEIARSIGEGVRSVLAPGAADSAELDSIREEVQQAVSRISASTDDVDALRSENAELKEKLRIMEAELVRIRKDRREMEKYLLDKIKTVTT; encoded by the coding sequence ATGACTGGCAAGAAGTTGCTTTCCGTGGCGGAGATCGCGCGCGAGTTGGAGTTGCCCGAGTCCACGGTGCATTACTGGAAGAACCGGTTTGCGCAGCACCTGCCCAGCGTGGGGCGCGGGCGGCAGAAGCGGTTCAGGCCCGAGGCCGTGGAAATTTTTTCCGTGATCTCCACCATGCTCAAGGAAGGGCATACGGCTCGGGATGTCATGGAGCATCTGAGCCAGTCCTATCCCTTGCAGGCGGACGCTGTTCCGGCCGTGGGCGATGCCCCGGCGTCCGGTTCGGGCGTGGCCGTGGCGGGCATGGACGGCGCCATGAAGATGGCCTCGGCCATCGGCCTTGAGATTGCCCGGTCCATCGGCGAAGGCGTGCGCAGCGTGTTGGCTCCGGGGGCCGCGGATTCTGCGGAATTGGATTCCATCCGCGAGGAAGTGCAACAGGCCGTAAGCCGTATTTCCGCAAGCACGGATGATGTGGACGCCCTGCGCAGCGAAAATGCCGAGCTCAAGGAAAAGCTGCGCATCATGGAGGCCGAGCTGGTACGCATCCGCAAGGACCGGCGCGAGATGGAAAAGTACCTTCTTGACAAGATCAAAACCGTAACTACCTAA
- the yedE gene encoding YedE family putative selenium transporter, protein MKNFLATRSGIVIVGLIIGVLAPLLQYMGNPGNMGICVACFERDIAGAIGMHRAGVVQYMRPEIIGFVLGSLVAAFAARDFRPRAGSAPIVRFVLGVFAMIGALVFLGCPWRALLRLAGGDLNAIFGIIGLIAGVWIGTYFFRTGYTLGRANKAPATVGLLMPVIMVGALALLLLFPQISGKPTSGVLFYSLKGPGAMHAPLFIALGVGLVVGIIAQRSRFCTMGAFRDVILFRQTHLLCGVLALLVAATVMNLVLGQFHTGFEGQPVAHTQGLWNFMGMVLAGLCFALAGGCPGRQLFLSGEGDGDAAVFVLGMVVGAAFAHNFGLASSPKGIGPHGMAAVVIGLVTCLAIGFTMRKKA, encoded by the coding sequence ATGAAAAACTTTCTTGCCACGAGATCGGGCATCGTGATCGTGGGACTGATCATCGGCGTACTCGCCCCGTTGCTGCAATACATGGGCAACCCCGGCAACATGGGCATCTGCGTGGCCTGCTTCGAGCGGGACATTGCCGGGGCCATCGGCATGCACCGGGCCGGCGTTGTCCAGTACATGCGACCGGAAATCATCGGTTTCGTGCTCGGCTCGCTGGTGGCGGCCTTTGCGGCCCGCGACTTCCGCCCCCGGGCAGGGTCTGCGCCCATCGTGCGTTTCGTGCTGGGCGTATTCGCCATGATCGGAGCGCTGGTATTTCTGGGCTGCCCGTGGCGTGCCCTGCTGCGGCTGGCCGGCGGCGACCTGAACGCCATCTTCGGCATTATCGGCCTCATCGCCGGTGTCTGGATCGGCACCTATTTCTTCCGCACCGGCTACACGCTGGGCCGCGCCAACAAGGCTCCGGCCACCGTGGGCCTGCTCATGCCCGTGATCATGGTCGGCGCGCTGGCGCTGCTGCTGCTGTTCCCGCAGATTTCCGGCAAGCCGACCAGCGGTGTGCTCTTTTACAGCCTCAAGGGCCCCGGTGCCATGCACGCGCCCCTGTTCATCGCGCTGGGCGTGGGCCTTGTGGTGGGCATCATCGCCCAACGCAGCCGTTTTTGCACCATGGGCGCATTCCGCGACGTGATCCTCTTCCGCCAGACGCACCTGCTTTGCGGCGTGCTGGCCCTGCTGGTGGCCGCCACGGTCATGAACCTCGTGCTCGGCCAGTTCCACACGGGGTTTGAAGGACAGCCCGTGGCCCACACGCAGGGACTGTGGAACTTCATGGGCATGGTGCTGGCGGGCCTGTGCTTTGCGCTGGCCGGCGGCTGCCCCGGGCGCCAGCTCTTCCTTTCCGGCGAGGGCGACGGCGACGCCGCCGTGTTCGTGCTGGGCATGGTCGTTGGTGCGGCCTTTGCCCACAACTTCGGGCTGGCCAGTTCTCCCAAGGGCATCGGCCCGCATGGCATGGCCGCGGTTGTGATCGGACTGGTCACCTGCCTGGCCATCGGATTCACCATGCGCAAAAAGGCCTGA
- a CDS encoding sulfurtransferase TusA family protein: MNTVDARGLSCPQPVLDTLTAIAGQPSGSIEILVDTQASRENVCRAAQSKGWSVESDTEENNEYRIVITKG, encoded by the coding sequence ATGAATACAGTTGACGCACGGGGCCTTTCCTGCCCCCAACCGGTTCTGGACACGCTGACCGCCATTGCGGGCCAGCCTTCCGGGTCCATCGAAATCCTCGTGGACACGCAGGCATCGCGTGAAAACGTGTGCCGCGCGGCCCAATCCAAGGGCTGGTCCGTGGAATCGGACACCGAGGAAAACAACGAATACCGTATCGTCATCACCAAGGGCTGA
- a CDS encoding DUF3343 domain-containing protein, with translation MAFWKFGKKKAAPGSASADRGLLVFENTSEVIRAESVLKEHGWTVRVMGPPPELRTGCDLVIEFPLIEELNAIRLLEQAGASLPLSVVPVNSPLLTPVDLFQVKDFGDWIMVRAANMKLTVEKASRTIVNISGGGCPDVPYLGVRLIGKTLEDAPHPRDVGHTLCGYALALAFEEMRRQCSQ, from the coding sequence ATGGCTTTCTGGAAATTCGGCAAAAAAAAGGCGGCTCCCGGTTCTGCTTCGGCGGACCGGGGGTTGCTGGTCTTTGAAAACACCAGCGAAGTCATCCGCGCCGAATCCGTGCTCAAGGAGCACGGCTGGACCGTGCGGGTCATGGGGCCGCCCCCGGAACTGCGCACGGGTTGCGATCTGGTCATCGAGTTTCCGCTCATCGAAGAGCTGAACGCCATCCGCCTGCTGGAGCAGGCCGGAGCGAGCCTGCCCCTTTCCGTGGTGCCGGTGAACAGCCCCCTGCTGACCCCGGTGGACCTGTTTCAGGTCAAGGATTTCGGCGACTGGATCATGGTCCGCGCCGCCAACATGAAGCTGACCGTGGAAAAGGCCAGCCGTACCATCGTCAACATTTCGGGCGGCGGCTGCCCGGACGTGCCCTATCTGGGCGTGCGGCTCATCGGCAAGACCCTTGAGGACGCGCCGCACCCGCGCGATGTGGGCCACACCCTGTGCGGCTACGCCCTTGCACTGGCTTTCGAGGAGATGCGCAGGCAATGCTCGCAATAG
- a CDS encoding NAD(P)H-hydrate dehydratase, whose protein sequence is MLAIVGTIPDPGVDILDGPVVRRGQAMFVEEQAVDTDRGTPALLASALAACEFLGLDVPHALLVGDEGLGHGSRNLYRHLSEVLPGRNYTTMAYHYLQPDTDWHDRVLLAMQSMATMPKIVADAGFMYAAKMSGQSGVYDLFTPDAGELAFLADPDAPHPFYTRGFILHDDQDVPARIAEAYEHGNSARCLLVKGGTDRVAQNGRVLYTVNGTRPGSDSPMEAASMKAVEAMEAMGGTGDTITGMAAALMESGMAAPEAAHVAAQANRVAGDIARPTPASQIHELIQHIPAALDRVMKQAG, encoded by the coding sequence ATGCTCGCAATAGTAGGCACCATACCCGACCCGGGCGTGGACATTCTGGACGGCCCGGTGGTCAGACGCGGACAGGCCATGTTCGTGGAAGAACAGGCCGTGGATACGGACCGGGGAACACCGGCCCTGCTGGCCTCGGCCCTTGCGGCCTGCGAATTTCTCGGGCTGGACGTGCCCCACGCCCTGCTGGTTGGGGACGAAGGTCTGGGCCACGGCAGCCGCAACCTCTATCGCCACCTGAGCGAAGTGCTGCCCGGACGAAACTACACCACCATGGCCTACCACTACCTGCAGCCGGACACGGACTGGCACGATCGCGTGCTGCTGGCCATGCAGTCCATGGCAACCATGCCGAAAATCGTGGCCGACGCCGGATTCATGTATGCGGCCAAGATGAGCGGGCAGTCGGGCGTCTACGACCTGTTCACCCCGGACGCGGGAGAACTGGCCTTTCTGGCCGACCCGGACGCGCCCCATCCCTTTTACACGCGCGGCTTCATCCTGCACGACGACCAGGACGTCCCGGCCCGCATTGCCGAGGCCTACGAGCACGGCAACAGCGCGCGCTGCCTGCTGGTCAAGGGCGGCACGGACCGCGTTGCTCAAAACGGCCGGGTCCTGTACACGGTGAACGGTACGCGCCCGGGCAGCGATTCCCCCATGGAGGCCGCAAGCATGAAAGCGGTGGAGGCCATGGAGGCCATGGGCGGCACCGGCGATACCATCACGGGCATGGCCGCGGCGCTCATGGAATCCGGCATGGCCGCGCCCGAGGCCGCCCATGTGGCGGCGCAGGCAAACCGCGTGGCCGGCGACATTGCCCGCCCCACGCCTGCCAGCCAGATCCATGAACTGATCCAACACATACCCGCAGCCCTCGATCGGGTCATGAAACAGGCCGGTTGA
- a CDS encoding Lrp/AsnC family transcriptional regulator, which yields MKKKFDAHDRHLVATLTNDGQMSVGKVADRLGVTAPTVRSRLKNLVTAGAVRVAALVNPMKARGLTVALVGISLQSHKMLDEKLEQISTLARVNWCAVVTGRYDIIVEITCGEDIGDLYDFLDKDLSQVGGINSSESFVVMKSKRKWLYLPEAVTQKFQK from the coding sequence ATGAAAAAGAAATTCGATGCCCACGACAGGCATCTGGTGGCCACGTTGACCAACGACGGACAAATGTCCGTTGGCAAGGTGGCGGACCGGCTCGGAGTGACCGCGCCCACAGTGCGCTCGCGGCTCAAGAATCTGGTCACGGCCGGAGCCGTGCGCGTGGCCGCGCTGGTCAACCCCATGAAGGCGCGCGGCCTGACCGTGGCCTTGGTGGGAATCTCCCTGCAGAGCCACAAAATGCTGGACGAAAAGCTCGAACAGATATCCACGCTGGCGCGGGTGAACTGGTGCGCCGTGGTCACAGGCCGCTACGATATCATTGTGGAGATAACCTGCGGCGAGGATATTGGCGACCTCTACGACTTTCTGGACAAGGACCTTTCGCAGGTGGGCGGCATCAACTCCAGCGAGTCGTTCGTGGTCATGAAGAGCAAGCGCAAATGGCTCTACCTCCCCGAGGCCGTGACCCAAAAATTCCAAAAATAG
- the ald gene encoding alanine dehydrogenase, translating to MIIGIPKEIKTLENRVSMTPGAVETLVRQGHSVLVEGGAGVGSGLADEEYRQAGATIVPTAAEAWGAEMVIKVKEPVAPEYGFLRKDLLLFTYLHLAAEEALTKAMLDSGVTGIAYETVKDRAGTLPLLTPMSEVAGRMATQVGAHHLEKSQGGRGMLLGGVPGVPPAQVVVIGGGVVGTNAARIAMGMGARVMVIDLSHQRLQYLDDIFDGRLVTMTSTEPNIRAAVQQADLLVGAVLVPGAKAPKLVTRDMLPTMKKGSVIVDVAVDQGGCVETIKATTHDAPTYVVDDVVHYGVANMPGAVPRTSTFALVNQTLPYALRIAKDGLGALRQDPGLALGLNTMEGTLTCPAVGDAFGMDCTTPEQALGI from the coding sequence ATGATCATCGGTATCCCCAAGGAAATCAAAACACTGGAAAACCGTGTTTCCATGACCCCCGGCGCGGTGGAAACCCTTGTCCGCCAAGGCCATTCCGTGCTGGTGGAAGGCGGCGCAGGCGTGGGCAGCGGACTGGCCGACGAGGAATACCGTCAGGCCGGAGCCACCATCGTGCCCACGGCAGCCGAGGCCTGGGGCGCGGAAATGGTCATCAAGGTCAAGGAACCCGTTGCCCCGGAATACGGTTTTTTGCGCAAGGACCTGCTCCTGTTCACCTACCTGCACCTTGCTGCCGAGGAAGCTTTGACCAAGGCCATGCTCGATTCCGGCGTGACCGGCATCGCCTATGAAACGGTCAAGGACAGGGCCGGAACCCTGCCCCTGCTGACCCCCATGTCCGAGGTTGCCGGCCGCATGGCCACGCAGGTGGGCGCGCACCATCTGGAAAAGAGCCAGGGCGGCCGCGGCATGCTGCTGGGCGGCGTTCCCGGCGTTCCCCCGGCGCAGGTGGTGGTCATCGGCGGCGGCGTGGTGGGCACCAATGCCGCACGCATCGCCATGGGCATGGGCGCGCGCGTCATGGTCATCGACCTTTCGCACCAGCGCCTGCAGTATCTGGACGACATCTTTGACGGCCGTCTGGTGACCATGACCTCCACGGAACCCAACATCCGCGCGGCCGTGCAACAGGCCGACCTGCTGGTGGGCGCGGTGCTCGTGCCCGGAGCAAAGGCTCCCAAGCTGGTGACCCGCGACATGCTGCCCACCATGAAGAAAGGCTCGGTCATCGTGGACGTGGCCGTGGACCAGGGCGGCTGTGTGGAAACCATCAAGGCCACCACGCACGACGCGCCCACCTACGTGGTGGACGACGTGGTCCACTACGGCGTGGCCAACATGCCCGGCGCGGTTCCCCGGACCTCCACCTTCGCACTGGTCAACCAGACCCTGCCCTATGCCCTGCGCATCGCCAAGGACGGCCTCGGCGCCCTGCGGCAGGACCCGGGTCTGGCTCTGGGCCTGAACACCATGGAAGGAACCCTGACCTGTCCTGCCGTGGGCGATGCCTTCGGCATGGACTGCACCACCCCGGAACAGGCTCTGGGCATCTAA
- a CDS encoding HD-GYP domain-containing protein, with the protein MSTTKTGVATEPQPESDGLHPVSPSMLLPERCGDFELYLAQNGSMVLYAVRGELFSEEHRERLADRGVDRLYVKSVEKEHFDNYVREHLDDILADESIPVQERANVWLDATSVLARKAFDRTFPKSLNNVRFSRIRKILRQSMSFFSRPEVLRHLAVFTGQGREQYHHGIGVMVLAAGVMNTLVRDDADHLVSVCSGAILHDVGKLTLPENLFDRHEDDLTPEELEQAHSHPVLGVSRCASVQLPQEALHCILFHHEREDGSGFPSQALGSVLPLHAKVVGLCDEYENLTREKPWRKAFTPFEALSHIKAEKDRFDPDLIKRLILVLSRAEIM; encoded by the coding sequence GTGTCCACGACCAAAACCGGTGTTGCAACCGAACCACAGCCCGAATCTGACGGGCTGCATCCTGTTTCGCCTTCCATGCTGTTGCCCGAGCGCTGCGGCGATTTTGAACTGTATCTTGCCCAGAACGGCTCCATGGTGCTGTACGCGGTCCGTGGAGAGTTGTTTTCCGAAGAGCACCGGGAGCGCCTTGCTGACCGGGGCGTGGATCGCCTGTACGTCAAGAGCGTGGAAAAGGAGCATTTCGACAACTACGTGCGCGAGCATCTGGACGACATTCTTGCGGATGAATCCATTCCGGTGCAGGAGCGCGCCAACGTCTGGCTGGATGCCACCTCGGTTCTGGCCCGCAAAGCCTTTGATCGCACCTTTCCCAAATCCCTGAACAACGTCCGTTTTTCCCGCATTCGCAAAATTCTGCGCCAGAGCATGTCCTTTTTTTCCCGGCCCGAGGTACTCAGGCATCTGGCCGTTTTCACGGGGCAGGGCAGGGAACAGTATCATCACGGCATCGGGGTCATGGTCTTGGCCGCAGGGGTCATGAACACGCTGGTGCGCGACGATGCGGACCATCTTGTTTCGGTCTGTTCCGGTGCCATATTGCACGACGTGGGCAAGCTGACCCTGCCGGAAAACCTGTTCGACAGGCATGAGGATGACCTGACCCCCGAAGAGCTGGAGCAGGCGCATTCCCACCCTGTGCTGGGCGTGAGCCGGTGCGCCTCGGTGCAGCTGCCGCAGGAGGCCCTGCATTGCATCCTTTTTCATCACGAGCGCGAGGACGGCAGCGGTTTTCCTTCGCAGGCACTGGGCAGCGTGCTGCCCCTGCATGCCAAGGTGGTGGGCCTGTGCGACGAATATGAAAACCTGACCCGCGAGAAACCGTGGCGCAAGGCGTTCACCCCGTTCGAGGCCCTTTCGCACATCAAGGCGGAAAAGGACCGTTTCGACCCGGACCTGATCAAGCGGCTCATTCTGGTGCTTTCCCGGGCAGAAATCATGTAG
- a CDS encoding methyl-accepting chemotaxis protein yields MFRNLKMRWKILLPICTAVVLIFAVFMSITLYKVRETSRQDAEALGREMAESLGMKVARDIDSALGVAQTLADVLAGAKEARMVNRKKVIGILRHIIEGHEELYGLWTTWEPDAFDRMDKFYRNYDKFTDENGRFAACWNREGGELVGGHTENFEEDNPLSAWYYQPLRTGRQYVTTPVFRKVDGKTMLTVSVSVPIIISGKVVGVAGADIVMDRFSDMVRREVLFDTGYGFALSNEGVIAAHPDAKKLGSVVYGLMAEEVRKPLATAVSKGRNLDFHMIHPETGKDMYYMFVPFKVGSYDKPWSFGVSIPTDEIMADANRLMLLCAGMSVGAVLLMVLIVVLVARTIVRPVNELAGAAQSVAAGDLEADIRLRQDDELGMLAEALRNMVTSLVEKIAEANAKTEEAEKQSRMAENAVREAEEARSQAESARSEGMQQAASELEVIVERVSSSSEELTAQVHNASAGAERQSRRSSEAATAMSQMNSSVLEVARNASDAADSTMSARDKADTGSEVVKSLMDSITQVSERSAVVHGQLDSLGGHAENIGRIMNVITDIADQTNLLALNAAIEAARAGDAGRGFAVVADEVRKLAEKTMQATKDVEDAVRTIQDGTRESRISMDEANEVVGRSTDLARNAGEALGEIVEIVETCADQVRGIAGAAEEQSAVSEEISTSVQDVNDISRETAESMTQSAEAIADLARQAAQLDGIIRELKNQ; encoded by the coding sequence ATGTTTCGCAATCTCAAGATGCGTTGGAAGATTCTTTTGCCCATCTGCACGGCCGTTGTGCTCATTTTTGCCGTGTTCATGAGCATCACTCTGTACAAGGTTCGGGAAACATCCCGGCAGGATGCCGAAGCCCTTGGCCGGGAAATGGCCGAAAGCCTGGGCATGAAGGTGGCCCGGGACATCGACAGCGCCCTCGGCGTTGCCCAAACCCTTGCGGACGTGCTGGCCGGTGCCAAGGAAGCCCGCATGGTCAACCGCAAGAAAGTCATCGGCATCCTTCGCCACATCATCGAAGGGCATGAAGAGCTCTATGGACTTTGGACCACGTGGGAGCCGGACGCCTTTGACCGCATGGACAAATTCTATCGCAATTATGACAAGTTCACGGATGAAAACGGCCGTTTTGCTGCCTGCTGGAACCGTGAAGGCGGCGAACTGGTGGGCGGGCATACCGAGAATTTCGAAGAGGATAACCCTTTGTCGGCGTGGTATTACCAGCCGCTGCGCACGGGCCGGCAGTATGTGACCACACCGGTGTTCCGCAAGGTGGATGGCAAAACCATGCTCACGGTCAGCGTGAGCGTGCCCATCATCATCAGCGGGAAGGTCGTGGGCGTTGCCGGGGCCGACATCGTCATGGACCGTTTTTCGGACATGGTTCGGCGTGAGGTGCTTTTTGATACCGGGTACGGGTTTGCCCTGTCCAACGAGGGCGTCATAGCCGCACATCCGGATGCCAAGAAGCTGGGCAGCGTGGTCTACGGGCTCATGGCAGAAGAGGTGCGCAAGCCGTTGGCAACAGCCGTTTCCAAGGGCAGAAATCTTGATTTTCACATGATTCATCCCGAAACCGGAAAAGACATGTACTACATGTTTGTTCCCTTCAAGGTGGGCAGTTATGACAAGCCATGGAGCTTCGGCGTGAGCATTCCCACGGATGAAATCATGGCCGACGCCAACAGGCTGATGCTGCTGTGCGCGGGCATGAGCGTGGGCGCGGTGTTGCTCATGGTGCTCATCGTGGTGCTGGTGGCCCGCACCATCGTGCGGCCGGTGAACGAGCTTGCGGGTGCGGCCCAGTCGGTTGCGGCAGGCGATCTGGAGGCTGATATCCGGCTCAGGCAGGACGATGAACTGGGCATGCTGGCCGAAGCCCTGCGCAACATGGTTACCAGCCTCGTGGAAAAGATCGCCGAAGCCAACGCCAAGACCGAGGAGGCCGAAAAGCAGAGCCGCATGGCCGAAAACGCGGTGCGCGAGGCCGAAGAGGCCCGGTCGCAGGCGGAAAGCGCCCGGAGCGAAGGCATGCAGCAGGCCGCTTCCGAACTAGAGGTCATCGTGGAGCGCGTGTCTTCCTCGTCCGAGGAGCTGACCGCACAGGTACACAACGCCAGTGCCGGAGCCGAACGGCAGAGCCGCAGAAGCTCCGAGGCGGCCACGGCCATGTCCCAGATGAATTCATCGGTGCTGGAAGTGGCGCGCAATGCCTCGGATGCGGCGGATAGCACCATGAGCGCGCGCGACAAGGCCGACACGGGTTCCGAGGTGGTCAAGAGCCTCATGGATTCCATCACGCAGGTCAGCGAACGTTCCGCGGTTGTGCACGGCCAGCTGGACAGCCTCGGCGGTCATGCAGAAAACATCGGGCGCATCATGAACGTGATCACCGACATTGCGGACCAGACCAACCTGCTGGCCCTAAATGCGGCCATCGAGGCCGCACGCGCCGGGGATGCCGGGCGCGGATTCGCCGTGGTGGCGGACGAGGTGCGCAAGCTCGCGGAAAAGACCATGCAGGCCACCAAGGACGTGGAAGACGCGGTGCGTACCATTCAGGACGGCACGCGCGAAAGCCGCATCAGCATGGACGAGGCCAACGAGGTGGTCGGCCGCAGCACGGACCTTGCCCGCAACGCAGGCGAGGCTCTGGGCGAGATCGTGGAGATCGTGGAAACCTGCGCGGATCAGGTGCGGGGCATTGCCGGAGCCGCCGAGGAGCAGTCCGCCGTCAGCGAGGAGATCAGCACGTCCGTGCAGGATGTGAACGACATCTCACGCGAGACCGCCGAATCCATGACCCAGTCTGCGGAGGCCATTGCCGACCTTGCGCGTCAGGCCGCGCAGCTGGACGGCATTATCCGCGAATTGAAGAACCAGTAG
- a CDS encoding DMT family transporter produces the protein MPILSPGVGLMLAAAVCFSTGTLFIKLAGMGLPPMEILFTRSLIGFFYCFFLLRGTGHSIFGTKRLYLALRGLLGFGALFCMFSAFILLPLADATVIFFAHPIFVAILAAFLLKETLGTRGVFCIGAALAGVVLVARPSFIFHDASPLDPAAVGIALCAAVLSAGAIVTVRFLSRHEHPLTIIAYPTMAVLVLGPLLDSTSWSMPTPTEFLYLLAMGILMNMGQHLMTMAYQRERAAVIAAIGYVEIPLAALFGALVFGDMPDIWTYAGAALVVGGTLFLGQVRKAGA, from the coding sequence ATGCCGATTCTTTCGCCCGGGGTAGGCCTCATGCTTGCTGCTGCTGTCTGCTTCAGCACCGGGACGCTGTTCATCAAACTGGCCGGGATGGGATTGCCGCCCATGGAAATACTGTTCACCCGTTCGCTGATCGGTTTTTTCTATTGCTTCTTCCTGCTGCGCGGCACCGGGCATTCCATTTTCGGCACCAAACGCCTGTATCTGGCCCTGCGCGGGCTGCTCGGATTCGGGGCGTTGTTCTGCATGTTTTCCGCGTTCATACTGCTGCCGCTTGCGGACGCCACGGTCATATTCTTTGCGCATCCGATTTTCGTGGCCATTCTGGCGGCATTCCTGCTCAAGGAAACCCTCGGAACCCGCGGCGTGTTCTGCATTGGCGCGGCTCTGGCCGGCGTGGTGCTGGTGGCGCGGCCTTCATTCATATTTCATGACGCCTCCCCGCTGGACCCCGCCGCCGTTGGCATCGCCCTGTGCGCGGCCGTTCTTTCGGCCGGAGCCATCGTCACGGTGCGCTTTCTTTCCCGCCACGAGCATCCGCTGACCATCATCGCCTACCCCACCATGGCCGTTCTCGTGCTCGGCCCGCTGTTGGACAGCACAAGCTGGTCCATGCCAACCCCCACGGAATTTCTGTACCTGCTGGCCATGGGCATACTCATGAACATGGGGCAGCACCTCATGACCATGGCCTACCAGCGGGAGCGGGCAGCCGTGATCGCGGCCATCGGCTATGTGGAAATACCCCTGGCCGCGCTGTTCGGGGCGCTGGTGTTCGGCGACATGCCTGACATCTGGACCTATGCCGGGGCCGCGCTGGTGGTGGGCGGTACCCTGTTCCTCGGACAGGTGCGCAAGGCCGGAGCCTGA
- a CDS encoding HD domain-containing protein, whose protein sequence is MSQPFKDAIGFCKTIMRNGFDAYVINARLQELTLAESGSEQEIDICTEAGLSELQKLFPSIQDSADKGIVGSLSEGGVTFYFYVADVELSSYTEESVSRMTPRLLKRLEERGDIPLSSVCPYIPKAKDMYADFADLSEGVVRFKGIADEALKKDYSLAFRALRFAANYGLEIESNSWMSIVRNARRVLDYVPMPDFIDEWRKVEAEAMYKFVQLLFDSMLLHGLVPELAALSRVKQIKNEEEGEETVLQHTLDVMRHYPEELPYDWYGTVACMFHDVGKLYTADYYDDTWHFLQHHRVGAKVTRKILKRLSFMHEDIDLICELVQNHMRPHFMLTDKGIRRLKALDEYPRIMEMVRADIKARNGSWREFNHNLKMAERADIPEEAIEPFMNGNEIMQATGLKPGPKVGIIRDEMLKAQIAGDVLTYEDAVAFAKKASKRM, encoded by the coding sequence ATGAGTCAGCCTTTCAAAGATGCCATCGGTTTCTGCAAGACCATCATGCGTAACGGCTTTGACGCCTACGTCATCAACGCCCGTCTTCAGGAACTGACCCTGGCGGAATCGGGCAGCGAGCAGGAAATCGACATCTGCACCGAGGCCGGACTTTCCGAACTCCAGAAGCTGTTCCCCAGCATTCAGGACTCCGCGGACAAGGGCATTGTCGGTTCCCTGTCCGAAGGCGGTGTGACCTTCTATTTCTACGTTGCGGACGTGGAGCTGAGTTCCTACACGGAAGAGAGCGTTTCACGCATGACGCCCCGGCTGCTCAAGCGGCTGGAAGAGCGCGGCGACATTCCGCTTTCCTCGGTCTGTCCCTACATCCCCAAGGCCAAGGACATGTACGCGGACTTTGCGGACCTGTCCGAAGGGGTTGTCCGCTTCAAGGGCATTGCCGACGAGGCCCTGAAAAAGGACTACTCGCTCGCGTTTCGTGCCCTGCGCTTTGCCGCCAACTACGGGCTGGAAATCGAGAGCAATTCGTGGATGAGCATCGTGCGCAATGCGCGCCGCGTGTTGGACTATGTGCCCATGCCCGACTTCATCGACGAATGGCGCAAGGTCGAGGCCGAGGCCATGTACAAGTTCGTGCAGCTGCTGTTCGATTCCATGCTGCTGCACGGGCTGGTGCCCGAGCTGGCCGCCCTGTCGCGGGTCAAGCAGATCAAGAACGAGGAAGAGGGCGAGGAAACCGTGCTTCAGCACACGCTGGACGTGATGCGCCATTATCCCGAGGAACTGCCCTACGACTGGTACGGCACCGTGGCCTGCATGTTCCACGACGTGGGCAAGCTCTACACCGCCGACTACTACGACGACACATGGCATTTCCTGCAACACCACCGCGTGGGCGCCAAGGTCACCCGCAAGATTCTCAAGCGGCTGAGCTTCATGCACGAGGACATCGACCTCATCTGCGAACTGGTGCAGAACCACATGCGTCCCCATTTCATGCTCACGGACAAGGGCATCCGCCGCCTCAAGGCGCTGGACGAGTATCCGCGCATCATGGAAATGGTGCGGGCGGACATCAAGGCCCGCAACGGCTCCTGGCGCGAGTTCAACCACAACCTCAAGATGGCCGAGCGCGCGGACATTCCCGAGGAAGCCATCGAACCGTTCATGAACGGCAACGAGATCATGCAGGCCACCGGACTCAAGCCCGGTCCCAAGGTGGGCATCATCCGCGATGAAATGCTCAAGGCCCAGATCGCCGGGGATGTGCTTACTTACGAAGACGCCGTGGCGTTCGCCAAGAAAGCCTCCAAGCGTATGTAG